A DNA window from Camelina sativa cultivar DH55 chromosome 13, Cs, whole genome shotgun sequence contains the following coding sequences:
- the LOC104734593 gene encoding UDP-glycosyltransferase 76C1 has protein sequence MEKRNERRVILFPLPLQGCINPMLQLAKILFTRGFSITIIHTRFNAPKSSDHPLFTFLQIPDGLSEAETQSRDVLLQLTLLNDNCENPFRECLAELIKPSSDSGTEERRISCLIDDSGWVFTQSVAESFNLPRFVLCAYKFSFFLGHLLVPQLRREGFLPVPDSEAEDLVPVFPPLRKKDLSRIMGTRAQSEPLDAYLHKILEATKPASGIIVLSCEELDQDSLYESHKVFSFPIFPIGPFHIHDVPASSSSLFEPDQSCVPWLDKQETRSVMYVSLGSIASLSESDFLEIACGLRNTNQSFLWVVRPGSVRGRDWIESLPSGFMESLEGKGKIVRWAPQLDVLAHRATGGFLTHNGWNSTLESICEGVPMICLPFVWDQLLNARFISEVWRIGIHLEGRIERREIERAVTRLMVESEGDEIRGRIKVLRDEVRRSVKQGGSSSRSSDELVDRILSF, from the exons ATGGAGAAGAGAAACGAGAGACGTGTGATTCTGTTTCCTCTACCGTTACAGGGTTGCATAAACCCTATGCTTCAGCTAGCAAAGATCCTTTTCACAAGAGGCTTCTCAATCACCATCATCCACACGCGCTTCAACGCGCCGAAATCTTCAGACCACCCTCTCTTCACTTTCTTACAGATCCCCGACGGCTTGTCCGAAGCAGAGACCCAATCTCGTGATGTTTTGCTTCAACTCACGCTTCTCAACGACAATTGCGAGAACCCGTTTCGAGAGTGTTTGGCTGAACTCATAAAACCTAGTTCAGATTCAGGAACAGAGGAAAGGAGAATAAGCTGTTTGATCGATGATTCTGGGTGGGTTTTCACACAATCCGTGGCTGAGAGTTTCAATCTTCCGAGATTTGTCCTCTGTGCTTATAAATTCTCATTCTTTCTCGGACACTTGCTTGTTCCTCAGCTTCGCCGTGAAGGGTTTCTTCCAGTACCAG ATTCCGAAGCAGAGGATCTAGTTCCGGTGTTTCCACCGCTTCGAAAGAAGGATCTTTCGCGAATTATGGGAACCAGAGCTCAGAGTGAGCCTCTCGATGCTTACTTGCATAAGATACTCGAAGCGACTAAGCCAGCTTCAGGGATCATAGTCTTGTCCTGCGAAGAGCTTGATCAAGATTCACTTTATGAGTCCCACAAAGTCTTCAGCTTTCCGATATTCCCCATTGGCCCTTTTCATATCCATGACGTCCCAGCTTCTTCTAGTAGTTTGTTCGAACCAGACCAGAGCTGTGTTCCATGGTTAGATAAGCAAGAAACGAGATCAGTAATGTACGTGAGCTTAGGGAGCATTGCGAGTCTCAGCGAGTCTGACTTCTTGGAGATTGCTTGCGGACTTAGAAACACTAACCAATCCTTCTTGTGGGTTGTCCGGCCTGGTTCAGTCCGTGGCAGAGATTGGATCGAGTCGTTACCTTCAGGGTTCATGGAAAGTCTCGAGGGTAAAGGAAAGATAGTGAGGTGGGCGCCACAGCTAGATGTTCTTGCGCATAGAGCCACGGGTGGGTTTTTGACTCACAATGGATGGAACTCGACGCTAGAGAGTATATGCGAAGGAGTTCCTATGATCTGCTTGCCTTTTGTATGGGACCAATTGCTAAACGCGAGATTCATAAGCGAAGTTTGGAGGATTGGGATTCACTTGGAAGGCcggatagagagaagagaaatcgAGAGAGCTGTGACAAGACTAATGGTTGAGTCGGAAGGAGATGAGATTCGAGGTAGAATCAAAGTGTTGCGAGATGAAGTAAGAAGATCGGTTAAACAAGGAGGCTCGTCATCTCGATCTTCAGATGAGTTGGTTGATCGTATATTATCATTCTag
- the LOC104734592 gene encoding UDP-glycosyltransferase 76C2 (The sequence of the model RefSeq protein was modified relative to this genomic sequence to represent the inferred CDS: added 57 bases not found in genome assembly): MEEEKRNGLRVILFPLPLQGCINPMLQLANILHSRGFSITVIHTRFNAPKASSHPLFTFLQIQDGLSEAQIKDGPTSNVMSLLAQINLNAESPFRDCLNKVLLESKESSSEKVSCLIDDCGWLFTQTVSESLNLPRMVLCTFKATFFNAYPTLPLIRTKGYLPVSDSEAEDSVIEFPPLQKRDLSKVFGEFGEKLDPFLHVVVETTMRSSGIIYMSCEELEKDSLTLSNEIFKVPVFAIGPFHSYFSASSSSLFTQDETCIPWLDSQEDKSVIYVSLGSVVNITETEFLEIACGLSNSKQPFLWVVRPGLVLGAKWIELLSEGLLRSLEEKGKIVKWAPQQEVLAHRAIGGFLTHNGWNSTLESICEGVPMICLPGGWDQMLNSRFVSDVWNVGIHLEGRIDKKEIEKAVRMLMVESEGEKIRERMKVLKDEVERSVKQGGSSFLSIETLVNHILLL; this comes from the exons GGTTGCATAAACCCTATGCTTCAGCTCGCCAACATCCTTCACTCGAGAGGCTTCTCAATCACTGTGATCCACACGCGCTTCAACGCGCCTAAAGCGTCGAGCCATCCACTCTTCACTTTCTTGCAGATTCAAGATGGCTTGTCCGAAGCTCAGATTAAAGATGGTCCTACTTCGAATGTTATGTCTCTGCTCGCGCAAATCAACCTTAACGCCGAGTCTCCGTTTCGTGATTGCTTGAACAAGGTGTTACTAGAATCTAAAGAATCATCATCGGAGAAGGTCAGTTGTTTGATCGATGACTGTGGATGGCTCTTCACGCAAACTGTTTCAGAGAGTTTGAATCTTCCGAGGATGGTTCTTTGTACTTTCAAAGCCACTTTCTTCAATGCTTATCCAACACTTCCTCTTATCCGAACCAAAGGATATCTTCCAGTTTCAG ATTCGGAAGCAGAGGACTCTGTTATTGAGTTCCCGCCGCTTCAAAAGAGAGATCTTTCAAAGGTTTTCGGGGAATTCGGAGAGAAACTAGATCCGTTCTTACATGTTGTGGTCGAAACGACTATGAGATCTTCAGGGATCATATACATGTCCTGCGAGGAGCTTGAGAAAGATTCGTTGACTCTATCTAACGAGATTTTTAAAGTTCCGGTCTTTGCGATTGGTCCGTTTCACAGCTACTTCTCTGCTTCGTCAAGCAGCTTATTCACACAAGACGAGACTTGTATTCCTTGGTTAGATAGTCAAGAGGACAAATCCGTGATCTACGTGAGTCTAGGAAGCGTTGTGAACATTACGGAAACAGAGTTCTTGGAGATTGCTTGTGGTTTAAGCAATAGCAAACAGCCTTTCTTGTGGGTTGTACGACCTGGTTTGGTACTCGGCGCCAAGTGGATAGAACTGCTCTCCGAAGGGCTCCTGAGAAGCCttgaagagaaaggaaaaattgTGAAATGGGCACCACAACAGGAGGTTCTGGCGCATCGAGCCATTGGAGGGTTTTTGACACACAATGGTTGGAACTCGACGCTAGAGAGTATATGCGAAGGGGTTCCTATGATCTGCTTGCCTGGAGGTTGGGATCAAATGCTGAACTCAAGATTTGTGAGCGATGTTTGGAATGTCGGAATTCACTTGGAAGGTCGGATTGACAAaaaagagattgagaaagctGTGAGGATGTTAATGGTGGAGAGTGAAGGAGAAAAGATTCGTGAGAGGATGAAGGTTTTGAAAGACGAGGTTGAAAGATCGGTTAAACAAGGAGGCTCATCTTTTCTATCTATTGAGACTTTGGTTAATCATATACTATTGTTGTAA